The genomic DNA TCACCCGATGCGCAAACCGGCTCATCACGCTCTCGGCGTGGCCCATCGGACGCATGCCGGTCGTCTCCACCCCTTGCTCCGACAGCCACTCCCGATAGTCCCGGATGCATCCCGGCATCGACTCGATCCGGCGAATCAAGGCGGCCAGCTGTTGTTCTTTGCCTTCGTCCCCCAACGTGCCGACCGCGCTGTTCAGCTCCACCAGAAGCCCCTCTTCGTCTTGTTTCGCCAGCTTCTTCCGCACCTCCCGCCAACGCGGATGGCCGGAGAGGCATTGGCGCAGCTCCCGCGCCACATGAAATCGATCCAGCTGAAAGCAGGCTCGCTTTCCAAAATACTCCCGGCAGGCTGTGATCCACGACGCCGCGTCGCCGTTGATGATCAAAAGGTCCCGGCACGGGTCATAGGCATATTCGTTCATCAGCCACTCTTCAAACCGTTCCCACACGTCTCCCACCCCTTCATGGAGGTAGTGGCGCCGGTTCACGAGCTTGAGCTGCGAACCGTTTCGTTTCCATCCCTCGTGAACCGCCAGGATTTTCTCTTCTTTCGCCCGTTTCCCTTTCCCCTGGCGGGAAATGAACAGCCCATCCGCCTCCACAAACAGCACTCGGCCGTGCCGTTTGGAAACAGGGTGGTGCAGCGAGACAGGGGCCTCCAGCACCAGTTGGCGAATCGCCTCGTGGCTCATGACCGCATACCCCACGATCGACTCCAACGTACGGGCCGCTTTGCGGTAGGAAGAGCACTCTACGGCCAACTCGACCGCCGTTTCCTCGAGGCAAGGGCTGATCGACTGCGCTCCATCAAAGCCCAGTTCGGCATCCAGCAAGAAGGT from Petroclostridium xylanilyticum includes the following:
- a CDS encoding ISLre2 family transposase, with amino-acid sequence MKHLTTEWPLLKELEEQLVRTLQKVFAVLLAALLEEIDQQLAEARDKRRYQLKDKRPTTIQTLFGEVTFRRNYYYDRQAGAYTFLLDAELGFDGAQSISPCLEETAVELAVECSSYRKAARTLESIVGYAVMSHEAIRQLVLEAPVSLHHPVSKRHGRVLFVEADGLFISRQGKGKRAKEEKILAVHEGWKRNGSQLKLVNRRHYLHEGVGDVWERFEEWLMNEYAYDPCRDLLIINGDAASWITACREYFGKRACFQLDRFHVARELRQCLSGHPRWREVRKKLAKQDEEGLLVELNSAVGTLGDEGKEQQLAALIRRIESMPGCIRDYREWLSEQGVETTGMRPMGHAESVMSRFAHRVKSRRSWKDQGLRAFLRAMAARIDGIGWRKGRWEEQEPQSAVSASTKSKRIEQAKRKAGRLWADVVRQNLPCLQRSSGTPIHQALSALRDGGWV